In Quercus robur chromosome 11, dhQueRobu3.1, whole genome shotgun sequence, the following proteins share a genomic window:
- the LOC126706747 gene encoding protein LNK1 isoform X3: protein MLEKGSWSQPPDGMFSSSCDNDSLKEVTSNQSDEMRMSRHCFESGNTDSGGSESCANDPILSDKCAAVDDNLYRYSLSNISQTDDDLSFLDNEREDKESSDLLYYWWPNIENFEDVDKMFRNSDSTFGLGSLGNEEELCWFSSSHATEVSEDALKSDKKFPGRDASAMRSIPEHHEVSRPNNAVIPINDSSKKCVSMGEQMNSETSDIDDPTTLSQLSFFMGSDTKSESKNGLTPKDQINFHRKQSKNQNQTEGKRKDRHLENGVSLQSHEVFSSLGIHQHKQETGPDTLSYMQMHVPYMHLDYCHPSDICQTTSGNRSDNNGPPSPSPKESSYASNPVQSMESSHGPSLEVPVKNEKREKLHCCQDLQAPSTRKSKHVNMTTPMAFGLPSAQKQARLSENEGEAHSEVGVTKGIPTEFDSSNAQESSCMSSALDEISLEATSFRQLQQVTEQLDIRTKLCIRDSLYRLARSAEQRHNCAMIGGNGDDNDGSRALMVQETNKCAGIDDMETGTNPIDRSIAHLLFHRPPDASVMPANNAMSLKSHALIHGAVTSPPAMPETLVFKEDTVPSADKKTLMTDNK from the exons ATGCTGGAAAAAGGTTCATGGTCTCAACCACCTGACGGCATGTTTTCTTCTTCATGTGATAATGACTCACTTAAGGAAGTGACAAGTAATCAATCTGATGAAATGAGGATGTCTAGACATTGTTTCGAAAGTGGAAACACTGATTCTGGTGGCAGTGAGTCGTGTGCCAATGATCCTATCTTAAGTGACAAGTGTGCAGCAGTTGATGATAATCTGTACCGTTATTCACTCAGTAACATATCCCAAACAGATGATGATCTCAGCTTTCTGGACAATGAACGTGAAGACAAAGAGAGTAGTGATCTCTTATACTATTGGTGGCCgaatatagaaaattttgaggATGTTGACAAGATGTTTAG AAATAGTGATTCAACTTTTGGATTAGGGTCTCTTGGTAATGAAGAGGAGTTGTGCTGGTTCTCATCTTCACATGCTACTGAAGTATCTGAAGATGCATTGAAGTCTGACAAGAAGTTTCCAGGTCGTGATGCAAGTGCAATGAGAAGTATACCAGAACATCATGAAGTTTCCAGGCCAAACAATGCAGTTATTCCAATCAATGATTCCAGCAAGAAGTGTGTTTCCATGGGTGAGCAAATGAATTCTGAGACCTCAGATATTGATGACCCCACCACTCTTAGTcagttatcattttttatgGGGTCAGATACAAAAAGTGAGAGTAAGAATGGCTTGACGCCCAAAGACCAG ATCAATTTTCATCGAAAGCAGTCAAAGAACCAGAACCAAAcagaagggaaaagaaaagatcgTCATCTGGAAAATGGTGTTTCTTTGCAATCGCATGAAGTTTTTTCTTCCCTTGGAattcatcaacataaacaagaAACAGGACCTGATACCTTGAGTTATATGCAGATGCATGTACCCTATATGCACTTAGACTATTGTCATCCTTCAGATATTTGTCAAACAACATCAGGTAACAGATCTGATAACAATGGCCCCCCATCTCCTTCTCCTAAGGAGTCTTCCTATGCATCAAATCCAGTCCAGTCCATGGAGAGTTCTCATGGTCCTTCACTTGAGGTTCctgtgaaaaatgaaaagagagaaaaactacATTGCTGCCAGGATTTACAAGCTCCAAGTACTAGGAAGTCTAAACATGTAAATATGACTACTCCAATGGCATTTGGTCTACCTTCAGCTCAGAAGCAAGCACGGCTCTCTGAAAATGAGGGTGAAGCCCATAGTGAAGTTGGAGTTACCAAAGGAATTCCAACAGAATTTGATTCTTCAAATGCACAGGAGAGCTCTTGCATGAGCTCTGCGTTGGATGAGATCTCACTAGAAGCAACTAGTTTTCGCCAGCTTCAACAAGTCACGGAACAG TTGGATATCAGGACAAAACTGTGCATAAGGGATAGTCTATACCGGTTGGCTAGAAGTGCTGAACAAAGGCATAATTGTGCAATGATTGGAGGCAATGGAGATGACAATGATGGAAGTCGGGCATTAATGGTTCAAGAGACAAACAA GTGCGCTGGCATTGATGATATGGAAACTGGCACAAATCCTATAGATCGCTCTATAGCACATCTACTATTTCATAGGCCTCCAGATGCATCTGTAATGCCTGCCAACAATGCAATGTCTCTCAAGTCTCATGCCTTG ATTCATGGGGCTGTTACTAGTCCACCTGCAATGCCTGAGACACTGGTTTTTAAGGAAGATACTGTTCCCAGTGCGGATAAGAAGACGCTGATGACTGAcaacaaataa
- the LOC126706076 gene encoding uncharacterized protein LOC126706076, whose translation MSLSLLQGYSSAEEEDDPQPQHPYLQNSDEDEEDDDEDEDEQNDKEGATHDKSFIKLPIPSSGSGSSGLPSVLDLFSEISGPPAFLNNSVEEYGKVKDVGQQQQPVLGRRRNHRKENKQHLPTGAVVEAKPQLVGIHERVRSDIEGNRPPASSVSSTTEGGKRVATVTNPNAEDAAELLRMCLQCGIPKTFSNARGMVCPVCGDRPLQDASNELKKKGSTIKDKEKSKRLKGQSSHASWKSETEMQLRQQFD comes from the exons atgagcTTGTCGCTCCTTCAAGGCTATTCTTCCGCAGAAGAGGAAGATGACCCACAACCCCAACACCCTTATCTCCAAAACTccgatgaagatgaagaagacgatgacgaagacgaagacgaacAAAACGACAAGGAAGGAGCTACCCACGACAAGTCGTTTATCAAACTCCCAATACCTTCATCTGGGTCGGGATCTTCAGGGCTTCCCTCTGTGTTAGACTTATTCTCCGAa ATTTCAGGACCGCCAGCGTTTCTGAATAACAGTGTAGAAGAATATGGCAAAGTTAAAGATGTGGGACAGCAACAGCAGCCAGTGTTAGGGAGAAGGAGAAACCACCGCAAGGAAAACAAGCAACACTTGCCTACAg GTGCTGTAGTTGAGGCTAAACCTCAACTTGTTGGTATCCATGAGCGAGTAAGAAGTGATATTGAGGGTAATCGACCTCCAGCATCATCAGTTTCAAGCACAACAGAAGGAGGCAAACGAGTGGCAACTGTAACCAATCCTAATGCTGAGGATGCTGCAGAGCTACTGAG GATGTGCTTGCAATGTGGAATACCCAAGACTTTCTCAAATGCACGAGGAATGGTATGCCCTGTATGTGGTGATCGCCCTCTTCAAGACGCTAGCAATGAGCTCAAGAAGAAAGGTTCTACCATCAAAGATAAGGAGAAGAGTAAGAGGCTGAAGGGCCAATCATCTCATGCTTCCTGGAAAAGTGAAACAGAGATGCAGCTCCGGCAGCAGTTTGACTAG
- the LOC126706747 gene encoding protein LNK1 isoform X1, producing the protein MSDLYMCELEDNVWDDFDESGDHIVPRPGDKCRDQFAVQGDSHKKPRREVIGVTINAANAIKHSIWEKEETNLPILTKEYAMLEKGSWSQPPDGMFSSSCDNDSLKEVTSNQSDEMRMSRHCFESGNTDSGGSESCANDPILSDKCAAVDDNLYRYSLSNISQTDDDLSFLDNEREDKESSDLLYYWWPNIENFEDVDKMFRNSDSTFGLGSLGNEEELCWFSSSHATEVSEDALKSDKKFPGRDASAMRSIPEHHEVSRPNNAVIPINDSSKKCVSMGEQMNSETSDIDDPTTLSQLSFFMGSDTKSESKNGLTPKDQINFHRKQSKNQNQTEGKRKDRHLENGVSLQSHEVFSSLGIHQHKQETGPDTLSYMQMHVPYMHLDYCHPSDICQTTSGNRSDNNGPPSPSPKESSYASNPVQSMESSHGPSLEVPVKNEKREKLHCCQDLQAPSTRKSKHVNMTTPMAFGLPSAQKQARLSENEGEAHSEVGVTKGIPTEFDSSNAQESSCMSSALDEISLEATSFRQLQQVTEQLDIRTKLCIRDSLYRLARSAEQRHNCAMIGGNGDDNDGSRALMVQETNKCAGIDDMETGTNPIDRSIAHLLFHRPPDASVMPANNAMSLKSHALIHGAVTSPPAMPETLVFKEDTVPSADKKTLMTDNK; encoded by the exons CTTGAAGACAATGTATGGGATGACTTTGATGAGAGTGGTGATCATATAGTGCCTCGTCCTGGTGACAAATGTAGGGACCAATTTGCAGTACAGGGTGATAGCCATAAGAAACCACGGCGTGAAGTAATTGGTGTTACAATTAATGCTGCTAATGCAATTAAACATAGTATTTGGGAAAAGGAGGAAACGAACTTACCAATTCTGACCAAGGAATACGCAATGCTGGAAAAAGGTTCATGGTCTCAACCACCTGACGGCATGTTTTCTTCTTCATGTGATAATGACTCACTTAAGGAAGTGACAAGTAATCAATCTGATGAAATGAGGATGTCTAGACATTGTTTCGAAAGTGGAAACACTGATTCTGGTGGCAGTGAGTCGTGTGCCAATGATCCTATCTTAAGTGACAAGTGTGCAGCAGTTGATGATAATCTGTACCGTTATTCACTCAGTAACATATCCCAAACAGATGATGATCTCAGCTTTCTGGACAATGAACGTGAAGACAAAGAGAGTAGTGATCTCTTATACTATTGGTGGCCgaatatagaaaattttgaggATGTTGACAAGATGTTTAG AAATAGTGATTCAACTTTTGGATTAGGGTCTCTTGGTAATGAAGAGGAGTTGTGCTGGTTCTCATCTTCACATGCTACTGAAGTATCTGAAGATGCATTGAAGTCTGACAAGAAGTTTCCAGGTCGTGATGCAAGTGCAATGAGAAGTATACCAGAACATCATGAAGTTTCCAGGCCAAACAATGCAGTTATTCCAATCAATGATTCCAGCAAGAAGTGTGTTTCCATGGGTGAGCAAATGAATTCTGAGACCTCAGATATTGATGACCCCACCACTCTTAGTcagttatcattttttatgGGGTCAGATACAAAAAGTGAGAGTAAGAATGGCTTGACGCCCAAAGACCAG ATCAATTTTCATCGAAAGCAGTCAAAGAACCAGAACCAAAcagaagggaaaagaaaagatcgTCATCTGGAAAATGGTGTTTCTTTGCAATCGCATGAAGTTTTTTCTTCCCTTGGAattcatcaacataaacaagaAACAGGACCTGATACCTTGAGTTATATGCAGATGCATGTACCCTATATGCACTTAGACTATTGTCATCCTTCAGATATTTGTCAAACAACATCAGGTAACAGATCTGATAACAATGGCCCCCCATCTCCTTCTCCTAAGGAGTCTTCCTATGCATCAAATCCAGTCCAGTCCATGGAGAGTTCTCATGGTCCTTCACTTGAGGTTCctgtgaaaaatgaaaagagagaaaaactacATTGCTGCCAGGATTTACAAGCTCCAAGTACTAGGAAGTCTAAACATGTAAATATGACTACTCCAATGGCATTTGGTCTACCTTCAGCTCAGAAGCAAGCACGGCTCTCTGAAAATGAGGGTGAAGCCCATAGTGAAGTTGGAGTTACCAAAGGAATTCCAACAGAATTTGATTCTTCAAATGCACAGGAGAGCTCTTGCATGAGCTCTGCGTTGGATGAGATCTCACTAGAAGCAACTAGTTTTCGCCAGCTTCAACAAGTCACGGAACAG TTGGATATCAGGACAAAACTGTGCATAAGGGATAGTCTATACCGGTTGGCTAGAAGTGCTGAACAAAGGCATAATTGTGCAATGATTGGAGGCAATGGAGATGACAATGATGGAAGTCGGGCATTAATGGTTCAAGAGACAAACAA GTGCGCTGGCATTGATGATATGGAAACTGGCACAAATCCTATAGATCGCTCTATAGCACATCTACTATTTCATAGGCCTCCAGATGCATCTGTAATGCCTGCCAACAATGCAATGTCTCTCAAGTCTCATGCCTTG ATTCATGGGGCTGTTACTAGTCCACCTGCAATGCCTGAGACACTGGTTTTTAAGGAAGATACTGTTCCCAGTGCGGATAAGAAGACGCTGATGACTGAcaacaaataa
- the LOC126706747 gene encoding protein LNK1 isoform X2 codes for MLEDNVWDDFDESGDHIVPRPGDKCRDQFAVQGDSHKKPRREVIGVTINAANAIKHSIWEKEETNLPILTKEYAMLEKGSWSQPPDGMFSSSCDNDSLKEVTSNQSDEMRMSRHCFESGNTDSGGSESCANDPILSDKCAAVDDNLYRYSLSNISQTDDDLSFLDNEREDKESSDLLYYWWPNIENFEDVDKMFRNSDSTFGLGSLGNEEELCWFSSSHATEVSEDALKSDKKFPGRDASAMRSIPEHHEVSRPNNAVIPINDSSKKCVSMGEQMNSETSDIDDPTTLSQLSFFMGSDTKSESKNGLTPKDQINFHRKQSKNQNQTEGKRKDRHLENGVSLQSHEVFSSLGIHQHKQETGPDTLSYMQMHVPYMHLDYCHPSDICQTTSGNRSDNNGPPSPSPKESSYASNPVQSMESSHGPSLEVPVKNEKREKLHCCQDLQAPSTRKSKHVNMTTPMAFGLPSAQKQARLSENEGEAHSEVGVTKGIPTEFDSSNAQESSCMSSALDEISLEATSFRQLQQVTEQLDIRTKLCIRDSLYRLARSAEQRHNCAMIGGNGDDNDGSRALMVQETNKCAGIDDMETGTNPIDRSIAHLLFHRPPDASVMPANNAMSLKSHALIHGAVTSPPAMPETLVFKEDTVPSADKKTLMTDNK; via the exons CTTGAAGACAATGTATGGGATGACTTTGATGAGAGTGGTGATCATATAGTGCCTCGTCCTGGTGACAAATGTAGGGACCAATTTGCAGTACAGGGTGATAGCCATAAGAAACCACGGCGTGAAGTAATTGGTGTTACAATTAATGCTGCTAATGCAATTAAACATAGTATTTGGGAAAAGGAGGAAACGAACTTACCAATTCTGACCAAGGAATACGCAATGCTGGAAAAAGGTTCATGGTCTCAACCACCTGACGGCATGTTTTCTTCTTCATGTGATAATGACTCACTTAAGGAAGTGACAAGTAATCAATCTGATGAAATGAGGATGTCTAGACATTGTTTCGAAAGTGGAAACACTGATTCTGGTGGCAGTGAGTCGTGTGCCAATGATCCTATCTTAAGTGACAAGTGTGCAGCAGTTGATGATAATCTGTACCGTTATTCACTCAGTAACATATCCCAAACAGATGATGATCTCAGCTTTCTGGACAATGAACGTGAAGACAAAGAGAGTAGTGATCTCTTATACTATTGGTGGCCgaatatagaaaattttgaggATGTTGACAAGATGTTTAG AAATAGTGATTCAACTTTTGGATTAGGGTCTCTTGGTAATGAAGAGGAGTTGTGCTGGTTCTCATCTTCACATGCTACTGAAGTATCTGAAGATGCATTGAAGTCTGACAAGAAGTTTCCAGGTCGTGATGCAAGTGCAATGAGAAGTATACCAGAACATCATGAAGTTTCCAGGCCAAACAATGCAGTTATTCCAATCAATGATTCCAGCAAGAAGTGTGTTTCCATGGGTGAGCAAATGAATTCTGAGACCTCAGATATTGATGACCCCACCACTCTTAGTcagttatcattttttatgGGGTCAGATACAAAAAGTGAGAGTAAGAATGGCTTGACGCCCAAAGACCAG ATCAATTTTCATCGAAAGCAGTCAAAGAACCAGAACCAAAcagaagggaaaagaaaagatcgTCATCTGGAAAATGGTGTTTCTTTGCAATCGCATGAAGTTTTTTCTTCCCTTGGAattcatcaacataaacaagaAACAGGACCTGATACCTTGAGTTATATGCAGATGCATGTACCCTATATGCACTTAGACTATTGTCATCCTTCAGATATTTGTCAAACAACATCAGGTAACAGATCTGATAACAATGGCCCCCCATCTCCTTCTCCTAAGGAGTCTTCCTATGCATCAAATCCAGTCCAGTCCATGGAGAGTTCTCATGGTCCTTCACTTGAGGTTCctgtgaaaaatgaaaagagagaaaaactacATTGCTGCCAGGATTTACAAGCTCCAAGTACTAGGAAGTCTAAACATGTAAATATGACTACTCCAATGGCATTTGGTCTACCTTCAGCTCAGAAGCAAGCACGGCTCTCTGAAAATGAGGGTGAAGCCCATAGTGAAGTTGGAGTTACCAAAGGAATTCCAACAGAATTTGATTCTTCAAATGCACAGGAGAGCTCTTGCATGAGCTCTGCGTTGGATGAGATCTCACTAGAAGCAACTAGTTTTCGCCAGCTTCAACAAGTCACGGAACAG TTGGATATCAGGACAAAACTGTGCATAAGGGATAGTCTATACCGGTTGGCTAGAAGTGCTGAACAAAGGCATAATTGTGCAATGATTGGAGGCAATGGAGATGACAATGATGGAAGTCGGGCATTAATGGTTCAAGAGACAAACAA GTGCGCTGGCATTGATGATATGGAAACTGGCACAAATCCTATAGATCGCTCTATAGCACATCTACTATTTCATAGGCCTCCAGATGCATCTGTAATGCCTGCCAACAATGCAATGTCTCTCAAGTCTCATGCCTTG ATTCATGGGGCTGTTACTAGTCCACCTGCAATGCCTGAGACACTGGTTTTTAAGGAAGATACTGTTCCCAGTGCGGATAAGAAGACGCTGATGACTGAcaacaaataa